In the Flavobacterium acetivorans genome, one interval contains:
- a CDS encoding arginine decarboxylase, with amino-acid sequence MNTKYSDLINQTYYFPQEEFTLNKDNLQFHNIDLMKLVEKYGTPLKFTYLPQISNNINKAKSWFRKSMEKNKYEAKYYYCYCTKSSHFEFIMNEAFKNNIHIETSSAFDINIVENLMTNGKINKSTYIICNGFKRDQYIENIARLINNGHKNTIPIIDNYEELDLLQAEIKGKFKIGIRIAAEEEPKFEFYTSRLGIGYKNIVSFYKKQIQENKNLELKMLHFFINTGINDNAYYWNELVKCIKVYIALKKECPTLDGLNIGGGFPIKNSLTFEYDYQYMIDEIINQIKIACDEAEVDVPNIFTEFGSFTVGESGGAIYQILYQKQQNDREKWNMIDSSFITTLPDTWAINKRFIMLAVNRWNDTYERVLLGGLTCDSDDYYNSEQNMNAIYLPKYNKEKPLYIGFFNTGAYQETIGGYGGLHHCLIPQPKHILIDRDENGILATEVFSEQQTSEDVLKILGYNK; translated from the coding sequence ATGAACACAAAATATTCTGACTTAATAAATCAAACTTATTATTTCCCACAAGAAGAATTTACTTTAAACAAAGACAACCTTCAGTTTCACAATATCGATTTGATGAAACTGGTAGAGAAATACGGTACTCCATTAAAATTTACTTATTTACCTCAAATTTCCAACAACATTAACAAAGCCAAAAGCTGGTTTCGTAAATCGATGGAAAAAAACAAATACGAGGCCAAATATTATTATTGTTATTGCACTAAAAGCTCTCATTTTGAATTCATTATGAATGAAGCTTTCAAGAATAATATTCATATTGAAACCTCTTCTGCTTTTGACATTAATATTGTAGAAAATTTAATGACAAACGGAAAAATCAATAAAAGCACTTATATTATATGCAATGGTTTTAAAAGAGACCAATACATAGAAAACATTGCCCGATTGATAAACAATGGTCATAAAAACACCATTCCAATTATTGACAATTACGAAGAACTGGATTTACTTCAAGCAGAAATTAAAGGAAAATTCAAAATTGGAATACGTATTGCCGCCGAAGAAGAACCTAAATTTGAGTTCTATACTTCTCGATTAGGAATTGGATATAAAAACATTGTTAGTTTTTACAAAAAACAAATCCAGGAAAATAAGAATTTGGAACTGAAAATGTTACACTTTTTTATCAATACCGGAATCAATGACAATGCTTATTACTGGAATGAATTAGTAAAATGTATCAAAGTTTACATTGCACTAAAAAAAGAATGCCCTACTCTAGATGGATTGAATATTGGTGGAGGATTTCCCATTAAAAACTCTTTGACATTTGAGTATGATTATCAATACATGATTGACGAAATCATCAATCAAATAAAAATAGCTTGTGATGAAGCTGAAGTCGACGTTCCTAATATATTTACCGAATTTGGTTCTTTCACCGTAGGAGAAAGCGGTGGAGCTATTTACCAAATTTTGTATCAAAAACAACAGAACGACAGAGAAAAATGGAACATGATTGATTCTTCTTTCATTACCACTTTACCGGATACTTGGGCTATTAATAAGCGCTTTATTATGCTGGCAGTTAATCGCTGGAATGATACCTATGAAAGAGTATTATTAGGCGGACTGACTTGTGATAGTGATGACTATTACAACTCTGAGCAAAATATGAATGCCATTTATTTGCCAAAATACAATAAAGAAAAACCTTTGTACATTGGTTTTTTCAATACAGGAGCTTATCAGGAAACCATTGGAGGCTATGGCGGTTTGCACCACTGCTTAATCCCACAGCCCAAACATATTCTAATTGACAGGGATGAAAATGGAATTTTGGCAACGGAAGTATTCTCAGAACAGCAAACATCCGAAGACGTTTTAAAAATATTAGGTTACAATAAATAA
- a CDS encoding proline dehydrogenase family protein — protein MEKIFNNTEVAFSLKSDTELDRAYFLFKMIANQPLVRIGTAVTNFALKAHLPVEKLIRATVFDHFCGGVNENDCLSVVDKMYTKGVSSVLDYSVEGKEEEDQFDAALKMTLKTIDFAQERQAIPFAVFKPTGLGRFELYEKIGEKQALSSSEQEEWNRVVARFDLICSEAYKKNVALLIDGEESWMQDAADDLVTDMMRKYNKEKAIVFNTLQMYRWDRLDYLKKLHEQAKEEGFYIGMKLVRGAYMEKENVRAEEKGYKSPICSSKEATDVNYDAAVLYMLEHLDKMAIFAGTHNEESTYKLMDLMKKNGVKANDDRIWFGQLYGMSDNISYNLAANGYNVAKYLPFGPVKDVMPYLIRRAEENTSVAGQTNRELTLIKTERDRRKGK, from the coding sequence ATGGAAAAAATATTTAATAATACGGAGGTTGCCTTTTCGTTAAAAAGCGATACGGAACTGGATAGGGCTTACTTTCTTTTTAAAATGATTGCAAACCAGCCTTTGGTTCGAATTGGTACGGCGGTTACCAATTTTGCTTTGAAAGCTCATCTCCCGGTAGAAAAACTAATTCGTGCTACAGTTTTTGATCATTTCTGCGGAGGAGTAAACGAAAATGACTGTCTTTCGGTGGTGGATAAAATGTATACCAAAGGAGTTTCTTCGGTTTTGGATTATTCTGTTGAAGGAAAAGAGGAAGAGGATCAGTTTGATGCAGCGCTAAAAATGACCTTAAAAACAATTGATTTTGCTCAGGAGCGTCAAGCGATACCCTTTGCGGTTTTTAAACCTACAGGACTTGGAAGGTTTGAATTGTATGAGAAGATAGGCGAAAAACAAGCCTTAAGTTCTAGCGAGCAAGAAGAATGGAATAGAGTAGTGGCTCGTTTTGATTTGATTTGCAGCGAAGCGTATAAAAAAAATGTGGCTTTACTTATTGATGGAGAGGAAAGTTGGATGCAAGATGCGGCCGATGATTTGGTTACCGACATGATGCGCAAATACAATAAAGAAAAAGCGATTGTCTTTAATACACTTCAAATGTACCGTTGGGATCGATTGGATTATTTGAAAAAATTGCACGAACAAGCAAAAGAAGAAGGTTTCTACATTGGAATGAAATTAGTACGAGGGGCTTATATGGAAAAAGAAAATGTAAGAGCAGAAGAAAAAGGGTATAAATCACCTATTTGTTCCTCTAAAGAGGCTACTGATGTTAACTATGATGCAGCGGTACTTTACATGCTGGAACATTTAGACAAAATGGCCATTTTTGCAGGTACTCATAATGAGGAAAGTACCTATAAGTTGATGGATCTCATGAAAAAGAATGGGGTAAAAGCCAATGACGATAGAATTTGGTTTGGTCAACTGTACGGAATGAGCGATAATATCAGCTATAATCTTGCGGCTAATGGTTACAATGTAGCCAAATATTTGCCGTTTGGACCTGTAAAAGATGTTATGCCTTACTTGATTCGCCGTGCCGAGGAAAATACTTCTGTTGCCGGACAAACCAATCGCGAATTGACATTGATAAAAACAGAACGCGACAGAAGAAAAGGGAAATAA
- the recQ gene encoding DNA helicase RecQ, which yields MITSQQLHDTLKVNFGFEKFRPNQENIINTILSGQDTLAIMPTGGGKSICFQLPALLFPGITIVISPLIALMKDQVDSLRANGIPACFINSSQTEAEQQLNIQNLITNKVKLVYLAPESLSYLENTFNLITVSLIAIDEAHCISSWGHDFRPAYTNLGYLKNRFPSTPILALTATADKATRKDISLQLNLKNPKQFISSFDRKNLSLEVRPALDRVKQIINFIKEKPNESGIIYCLSRKTTEELAEKLQKIGINAKAYHAGLDNSVRSKTQDKFINDDCQVVCATIAFGMGIDKSNVRWVIHYNLPKNIEGYYQEIGRAGRDGLPSETILFESYGDVIQLQKFASQGLNAEVQLAKLDRMKQYADALSCRRKILLSYFGELVTENCGNCDICKNPPAFFDGTIIAQKVLSAIIRLKESEPLPVLIDFLRGSKNAYIFEKEYQNLKTYAVGSDISWHDWNQYIIQLINQGFCEIAFHRQNKIRLTSLAAEVLFEGEKVQLTSVPKIIVEKIALKEPKSKSVANSLFETLRKLRYEISKDEEVPAYVIFSDAALRQMETNRPMSEEELIAIDGVGRAKLEKYGDAFIKAIINFQKNKTVKPKKEASTYKETLRLFEEGLSVEEISTKRKLGLGTVMSHLAKLYLDGAAIDLYQFVSKAEVELVAQAQMKLENPNALKPYFDYLEEKIAYDKIRLALAIIEKENNRN from the coding sequence ATGATTACATCTCAACAATTACATGATACTCTTAAAGTAAATTTTGGTTTTGAAAAATTCAGACCCAATCAGGAAAATATTATCAACACTATTTTATCCGGCCAAGACACCTTGGCTATTATGCCTACAGGTGGTGGAAAATCAATTTGTTTTCAATTACCGGCTTTACTATTTCCTGGAATTACCATTGTAATTTCTCCTTTGATTGCGTTGATGAAAGATCAAGTAGACAGTTTGAGAGCTAATGGCATTCCGGCCTGTTTTATCAATAGCAGCCAGACCGAAGCTGAACAACAATTGAATATTCAGAATCTAATAACAAACAAAGTCAAACTGGTTTACCTTGCCCCCGAGAGTTTATCCTATCTGGAAAACACTTTTAACCTAATCACTGTGAGCCTTATCGCCATCGATGAAGCCCATTGCATTTCGTCCTGGGGACATGACTTCAGACCTGCTTATACAAATTTAGGTTATCTAAAAAACCGCTTCCCTTCTACTCCAATCTTAGCTTTAACTGCCACTGCCGATAAAGCTACACGTAAAGACATTAGCTTACAATTGAATCTAAAAAATCCTAAACAATTTATATCTTCTTTCGACCGAAAAAACCTGAGTCTTGAAGTGCGTCCGGCATTAGACAGAGTCAAACAAATTATCAATTTCATTAAAGAAAAACCAAATGAATCTGGAATTATATATTGCCTTAGCCGAAAAACCACCGAAGAACTCGCCGAGAAATTACAAAAAATAGGCATCAATGCCAAAGCTTATCATGCCGGTTTAGACAACAGCGTTCGTTCTAAAACCCAAGATAAATTCATCAACGATGATTGCCAAGTGGTTTGTGCTACCATCGCTTTTGGAATGGGAATCGACAAATCAAATGTGCGCTGGGTAATTCATTACAATTTACCAAAAAATATCGAAGGCTATTATCAGGAAATTGGACGTGCCGGTCGGGACGGACTTCCTTCAGAAACTATTTTATTCGAAAGTTATGGTGATGTTATCCAATTGCAAAAATTTGCTTCCCAAGGATTAAATGCCGAAGTGCAGCTAGCCAAACTCGATCGCATGAAGCAATATGCCGATGCCTTGAGTTGCCGCAGAAAAATATTACTTTCTTATTTTGGAGAATTGGTTACTGAAAATTGTGGCAACTGTGATATTTGTAAAAATCCTCCCGCCTTTTTTGACGGAACCATTATTGCACAAAAAGTACTTTCGGCGATTATTCGATTAAAAGAATCCGAACCACTGCCCGTACTTATCGATTTTTTGCGTGGATCAAAAAATGCTTATATTTTCGAAAAGGAATATCAAAATCTAAAAACCTATGCTGTAGGCAGTGACATCTCTTGGCACGACTGGAATCAATACATCATTCAGTTAATCAATCAAGGATTTTGCGAAATCGCATTTCACAGACAAAATAAAATTAGATTAACCTCATTGGCCGCCGAAGTATTATTTGAGGGAGAAAAAGTACAACTTACCAGTGTTCCAAAAATTATTGTGGAAAAAATAGCTCTAAAAGAACCTAAAAGTAAATCTGTTGCCAATTCTCTTTTTGAAACTCTTAGAAAATTGCGTTATGAAATTTCTAAAGACGAAGAAGTTCCTGCTTATGTAATTTTTAGTGATGCCGCTTTGCGCCAAATGGAAACCAACCGTCCCATGAGTGAAGAGGAATTAATTGCGATTGACGGAGTTGGAAGAGCCAAATTAGAAAAATATGGAGATGCCTTTATCAAGGCAATCATCAATTTTCAAAAAAACAAGACCGTCAAACCAAAAAAGGAAGCAAGCACCTACAAGGAAACACTTCGATTATTTGAAGAAGGTTTATCGGTAGAAGAAATTTCGACAAAACGAAAATTAGGTTTAGGAACCGTCATGTCTCATTTAGCCAAATTATATCTGGATGGAGCTGCCATTGATTTATATCAATTTGTATCTAAAGCTGAAGTAGAACTTGTTGCACAGGCTCAAATGAAACTCGAAAACCCAAATGCCTTAAAACCTTATTTTGATTATCTTGAAGAGAAAATAGCATATGACAAAATAAGATTGGCTTTGGCTATTATTGAAAAAGAAAATAACAGAAATTAA
- a CDS encoding DNA-deoxyinosine glycosylase, with the protein MITSFPYFINDSTEILILGTMPGLASLEKKEYYAHKRNHFWKIIYTLFDNLPVSENFDEKIKLLQTHKIGLWDVLENCERKGSLDINIRNHKENDFEALFQEYPLIVKIIFNGKESHRYFLKKFGQIEGITYYVMPSTSPANTMSFEKKLEIWSSCFT; encoded by the coding sequence ATGATAACTTCTTTTCCATATTTTATAAACGATAGTACCGAAATTCTGATTTTAGGAACCATGCCTGGCCTAGCCTCGCTTGAAAAAAAGGAATATTATGCCCACAAGAGAAATCATTTTTGGAAAATAATTTATACTCTTTTTGATAATCTCCCTGTCTCTGAAAATTTTGATGAAAAAATAAAATTATTACAAACCCATAAAATTGGTTTGTGGGACGTCTTGGAAAATTGTGAAAGAAAGGGAAGTTTAGATATCAATATTAGAAATCACAAGGAAAATGACTTTGAAGCTTTATTCCAAGAATATCCGCTAATTGTTAAAATCATTTTTAACGGAAAAGAGAGTCACCGCTATTTTCTTAAAAAATTTGGACAAATAGAAGGCATCACTTATTATGTAATGCCTTCAACAAGTCCTGCAAATACCATGTCTTTTGAAAAAAAGCTCGAAATTTGGTCGAGCTGTTTCACATAA
- a CDS encoding DinB family protein — translation MKSNELTVNEYASSYQGYIQVLENVDLIEELEICLHDFIRFVQNIPMDKFDFRYAEGKWTIKDIIQHLIDAERVFSYRALRISRNDKTPLAGFEENDYVDHANANARHLQELLTEMAVVRQSTLSLFKSFSEEQLKKIGTASNAEVSVRAIGFIIIGHQKHHQKVFQQRYL, via the coding sequence ATGAAATCAAACGAGTTAACGGTTAATGAATATGCTTCTTCTTATCAAGGCTATATTCAGGTTTTGGAAAACGTAGATTTGATTGAGGAGTTGGAAATTTGCTTACATGATTTTATCCGTTTTGTGCAAAATATTCCAATGGATAAATTTGATTTTCGCTACGCCGAAGGCAAATGGACCATAAAAGATATTATTCAGCATCTTATAGATGCCGAGCGGGTATTTAGTTATCGGGCTTTGCGAATTTCCAGAAATGATAAAACACCTTTAGCTGGTTTTGAGGAAAATGATTATGTAGACCATGCCAATGCTAATGCAAGGCACCTTCAAGAGCTATTGACGGAGATGGCAGTGGTTAGACAGTCTACATTGTCTCTTTTCAAAAGTTTTTCGGAAGAACAGTTAAAAAAAATCGGAACTGCTTCGAATGCTGAAGTTTCCGTTCGGGCGATTGGTTTTATCATTATTGGTCACCAAAAACACCATCAAAAAGTATTTCAGCAAAGATATTTGTAA
- the aroB gene encoding 3-dehydroquinate synthase gives MQTILANNYPIHFNEKAYEALNLHLKENKYSNLFIIVDSNTNEFCLPQFLPYLETDLTIEIIEFEAGEENKNIETCVQIWNVLTELGADRKSLVINLGGGVVTDLGGFVASTFKRGVDFIHIPTTLLSMVDASVGGKNGVDLGNLKNQIGVINVPTMVLIDTHYLETVPQNEMRSGLAEMLKHGLIYDKEYWEQFLDLKAVDFADFDELIYRSVVIKNEIVTQDPTEKNIRKSLNFGHTLGHAIESYFLENQNKTTLLHGEAIAAGMILESYISLHKKLINKEEFLQIKATIKSIFDDIVFSDNDLAPILELLIHDKKNEYGTIQFALIQGIGKIKIDQSVENELIIKAFDDYKS, from the coding sequence ATGCAAACTATTCTAGCCAACAACTACCCGATACATTTCAATGAAAAAGCATACGAAGCGCTTAATCTTCATTTAAAAGAAAATAAATATTCCAACCTATTTATTATTGTTGACAGCAATACCAATGAATTTTGTCTGCCACAATTCCTTCCATATTTAGAAACGGATTTGACTATAGAAATAATTGAATTTGAAGCTGGAGAAGAAAATAAAAATATCGAAACCTGCGTACAGATTTGGAACGTATTAACTGAACTTGGTGCTGACCGAAAAAGCCTTGTCATCAACCTTGGTGGTGGCGTAGTGACTGATTTAGGTGGATTTGTCGCTTCGACTTTCAAGCGTGGCGTAGATTTTATTCATATTCCCACTACCTTATTATCTATGGTTGACGCATCTGTAGGCGGGAAAAACGGTGTTGATCTGGGAAATTTAAAGAACCAAATTGGTGTTATTAATGTCCCTACTATGGTTCTTATTGATACCCATTATTTAGAAACCGTTCCGCAAAACGAAATGCGTTCCGGTCTTGCCGAAATGTTGAAACACGGCTTGATATACGACAAGGAATATTGGGAGCAGTTTTTAGATTTAAAAGCGGTTGATTTTGCTGATTTTGACGAATTAATATACCGATCTGTTGTAATCAAAAACGAAATCGTTACCCAAGACCCAACAGAAAAGAACATCCGAAAATCATTGAACTTTGGACACACGCTTGGTCATGCCATTGAAAGTTATTTTTTAGAGAATCAAAACAAGACAACCTTATTGCATGGCGAAGCCATTGCTGCAGGAATGATCTTGGAAAGTTATATCTCTTTGCATAAAAAATTAATCAACAAAGAAGAGTTCCTACAAATAAAAGCAACAATAAAGTCTATCTTTGATGATATCGTGTTTAGCGATAATGACCTTGCACCTATCCTTGAATTACTGATTCATGATAAAAAAAACGAGTATGGTACTATTCAGTTTGCTTTAATACAAGGTATTGGCAAAATAAAGATAGACCAATCCGTTGAAAATGAATTAATTATCAAGGCGTTTGATGATTATAAATCTTAA
- a CDS encoding phosphoenolpyruvate carboxylase produces the protein MYTLPKIERFNQNVLSKYNIYNSVFITLPFDAIDNTGVLLPLFTDVCENGFKKQKTPKEIVEFFSEKFLHSTNESDKIDLMFRFIQYIERQIVLFDAVEDAAFPIVNNMEGRGSLRDIKEKTDARGKKEELIDFLENFNVRTVLTAHPTQFYPGAVLGIINDLTAAIRENDLFAIKQLLAQLGKTPFIKSEKPNPFDEAVSLIWYLENVFYNTSGDMVQYLQKNVFKGNSIQNALIQLGFWPGGDRDGNPFVTTDITLKVAERLRTSILKCYYIDIRNLKRKLTFSGVDTLVAELEHKLYRSVFYSRGEIYITLDEFKSQLNKIKTIVIEQHQSLYLDELDSLLIKVNLFGFHFASLDIRQNSKIHDAVFKDIYDFYLKSNESVFPKNYYDLSEEEKFEVLSNVKGNLNPTDFENEITRLTIESIQAIKVIQENNGELGANRYIISNNENALNVMETFALIRLSDWENPTVDVVPLFESVDDLLNAHNVMEQLYTNPVYANHLVNRGMKQTIMLGFSDGTKDGGYLMANWSIYKAKEQLTAISRKYGVKVIFFDGRGGPPARGGGKTHKFYASLGPKIENNEIQITVQGQTISSNFGTLDSCRYNLENLLSAGVTNQVFAKDENKLSAVDKEVLGQLSDLGYQKYLSFKNHPKFIPYLEQMSTLKYYAKTNIGSRPSKRSKSAQLDFADLRAIPFVGSWSQLKQNVPGFYGVGTALKYFEDNGQWDKVQNLYDNSMFFKTLLENSMMSLAKSFFPLTAYMKKDPEFGEFWQIIYDEFLETKRLLLKIAGHTELMENYPDGKASIQIRERIVLPLLTIQQYALLRINELNKDKTPDENLIKVYEKIVMRSLFGNTNASRNSA, from the coding sequence ATGTATACGCTTCCTAAAATTGAACGTTTTAATCAAAATGTTCTTTCTAAATATAATATTTATAATAGTGTTTTTATTACTTTGCCTTTCGACGCCATAGATAATACAGGGGTTTTACTTCCTTTATTTACAGATGTTTGTGAGAATGGTTTTAAAAAACAAAAAACACCAAAAGAAATTGTCGAGTTTTTCTCTGAAAAGTTTTTGCACAGCACCAATGAATCGGATAAAATAGACTTGATGTTTCGTTTTATCCAGTATATTGAACGTCAAATCGTATTGTTTGACGCGGTTGAAGATGCGGCTTTTCCAATTGTGAACAACATGGAAGGAAGAGGTTCTTTGAGGGATATCAAAGAAAAAACAGATGCCAGAGGAAAAAAAGAGGAATTGATTGATTTTCTAGAGAATTTTAATGTAAGAACTGTTTTAACGGCGCATCCAACGCAGTTTTATCCTGGAGCGGTCTTGGGTATTATCAATGATTTAACGGCGGCTATAAGAGAAAATGACTTGTTTGCAATCAAGCAGCTTTTAGCCCAATTAGGGAAGACGCCTTTTATAAAAAGTGAAAAACCCAATCCCTTTGATGAAGCGGTGAGTCTTATTTGGTACCTGGAGAATGTCTTTTATAATACCTCAGGAGATATGGTTCAGTATCTTCAAAAAAATGTTTTCAAAGGGAATTCAATTCAAAACGCATTGATTCAGTTAGGCTTTTGGCCAGGAGGGGATCGTGACGGGAATCCGTTTGTTACTACTGATATTACATTGAAAGTAGCGGAACGCTTGAGAACCTCAATTCTAAAGTGTTATTATATTGATATTCGAAACTTAAAAAGGAAGCTAACATTTTCTGGTGTAGATACTTTGGTTGCTGAACTTGAACATAAACTTTATAGATCAGTTTTCTATTCTCGTGGAGAAATTTATATCACTTTAGATGAATTTAAGTCTCAATTGAACAAGATAAAAACAATTGTGATAGAGCAGCATCAATCGCTTTATTTAGATGAATTAGACTCGCTTTTGATCAAAGTTAATTTATTTGGTTTTCATTTCGCTTCCTTAGACATTCGTCAAAACAGTAAGATTCATGATGCTGTTTTTAAAGATATTTATGATTTTTATCTGAAATCGAATGAATCTGTTTTTCCAAAGAATTACTATGATTTATCCGAAGAGGAAAAATTTGAGGTGCTTTCAAATGTCAAAGGAAATTTAAATCCTACTGATTTTGAAAATGAAATAACCCGATTGACTATTGAATCCATACAGGCGATAAAAGTGATTCAGGAAAATAATGGGGAATTAGGAGCTAACCGTTACATTATTAGCAATAATGAAAATGCGTTGAATGTAATGGAGACCTTTGCACTCATTCGTTTGAGTGATTGGGAAAATCCAACGGTTGATGTGGTGCCTTTGTTTGAGTCTGTAGATGATTTGTTGAACGCTCATAATGTAATGGAGCAATTGTATACTAATCCGGTTTATGCAAATCATTTGGTCAATAGAGGAATGAAGCAAACTATTATGCTTGGTTTTTCTGATGGTACTAAGGATGGTGGCTATTTGATGGCAAATTGGAGTATTTATAAAGCCAAAGAACAGCTTACGGCAATATCAAGAAAATACGGTGTAAAAGTTATTTTCTTTGATGGACGTGGTGGGCCGCCAGCTCGTGGTGGAGGAAAAACACATAAATTTTACGCCTCTTTAGGTCCTAAAATTGAAAACAATGAGATTCAAATTACAGTTCAAGGGCAAACCATCAGTTCTAATTTTGGAACATTAGACTCCTGTCGTTATAATTTAGAGAATTTATTGAGCGCCGGAGTGACAAATCAGGTGTTTGCCAAGGATGAAAATAAGTTATCAGCAGTAGATAAAGAGGTTTTAGGGCAATTGTCTGATTTAGGATATCAAAAATACCTGAGCTTCAAGAATCATCCAAAGTTTATTCCTTATTTGGAACAAATGAGTACCTTGAAGTATTATGCTAAGACAAATATTGGAAGCCGACCATCAAAAAGAAGTAAGTCTGCACAATTAGATTTTGCCGACCTAAGAGCAATTCCTTTCGTGGGTTCTTGGAGTCAATTGAAGCAAAATGTACCTGGATTTTATGGTGTAGGTACGGCTTTAAAGTATTTTGAGGACAACGGACAATGGGATAAGGTTCAGAATTTATATGATAATTCGATGTTTTTCAAAACACTTTTGGAAAACAGCATGATGTCTTTGGCAAAATCATTTTTCCCATTGACGGCTTACATGAAAAAAGATCCTGAGTTTGGTGAATTTTGGCAAATTATTTATGACGAATTTCTGGAAACAAAACGTTTGTTGTTGAAAATTGCAGGTCATACTGAACTTATGGAAAATTATCCTGATGGTAAAGCATCTATTCAAATAAGAGAGCGTATTGTATTGCCATTGTTAACAATACAGCAATATGCTTTATTGAGGATAAATGAGTTAAATAAGGATAAAACACCAGATGAAAATTTAATTAAGGTGTACGAAAAAATTGTAATGCGTTCCCTTTTTGGAAATACAAACGCCAGTAGAAACTCAGCTTAA
- a CDS encoding DNA primase, producing the protein MKRVIVEYAKLTNEILNLLVEKFPDGYDDEDIIRFRNAKNELVEAVEVRTEDTIYLVKVSTKLADRIENFDEDDEIDDVIEPIAPLKALGIDDDMDDEEDDEEENLDRPDTDDEDEDEDED; encoded by the coding sequence ATGAAAAGAGTTATTGTTGAGTATGCCAAATTGACAAATGAAATTTTAAACTTATTAGTAGAGAAATTTCCTGACGGATATGATGATGAAGATATAATTCGTTTTAGAAATGCTAAAAACGAATTAGTCGAAGCAGTTGAAGTGCGTACAGAAGACACTATTTACCTAGTAAAAGTAAGTACAAAACTAGCTGACCGTATAGAAAACTTTGATGAAGATGATGAAATTGATGATGTAATCGAGCCAATCGCCCCTCTTAAAGCACTTGGCATAGATGATGATATGGATGACGAAGAAGATGACGAAGAGGAAAATCTTGACAGACCGGATACGGATGATGAAGACGAAGATGAAGACGAAGATTAG
- a CDS encoding deoxyhypusine synthase family protein — translation MSKGPISQFIEKHYLHFNSASLVDAAKAYEQQLANGAKMMVSMAGAMSTAEIGKIFAEIIRQDKVQIISCTGANLEEDIMNLVAHSHYERVPNYRDLTPQDEWDLLERGLNRVTDTCIPEHEAFRRLQKHIYKIWKDADDKGERYFPHEFMYKMLLSGVLEEYYEIDLKDSWMYAAAEKNLPIIVPGWEDSTMGNIFASYVIKGDLKASTMKSGIEYMVFLSDWYPKNSSNGIGFFQIGGGIAGDFPICVVPMLYQDMEMHDVPFWSYFCQISDSTTSYGSYSGAVPNEKITWGKLDIKTPKFIIESDATIVAPLIFAYLLDL, via the coding sequence ATGAGTAAAGGACCTATCAGTCAGTTTATTGAAAAGCATTATTTACATTTCAATTCTGCATCTTTAGTTGATGCCGCAAAAGCATATGAACAACAATTAGCCAACGGTGCCAAAATGATGGTAAGTATGGCTGGAGCTATGAGTACAGCTGAAATTGGAAAGATTTTTGCCGAAATAATCCGTCAGGATAAAGTTCAAATCATTTCTTGTACCGGTGCCAACCTTGAGGAAGACATCATGAACTTAGTTGCTCATTCTCACTATGAAAGAGTTCCAAATTATCGCGATCTGACTCCACAGGACGAATGGGATTTACTAGAAAGAGGCTTAAACCGCGTTACAGATACCTGCATTCCGGAGCATGAAGCATTCCGTCGTTTACAAAAACACATTTACAAAATCTGGAAAGATGCTGACGATAAAGGGGAAAGATATTTTCCACATGAATTCATGTATAAAATGTTACTTTCTGGAGTTCTTGAAGAATACTACGAAATTGACTTAAAAGACAGCTGGATGTATGCAGCTGCCGAGAAAAACCTACCTATAATTGTACCAGGTTGGGAAGACAGTACCATGGGAAACATCTTTGCTTCTTATGTGATAAAAGGAGATTTGAAAGCTTCAACCATGAAATCAGGAATTGAATACATGGTATTCTTATCTGATTGGTACCCAAAAAACAGCAGTAACGGAATTGGATTCTTTCAAATCGGTGGTGGTATTGCAGGAGATTTCCCTATCTGCGTTGTACCTATGCTATATCAAGATATGGAAATGCATGATGTACCGTTTTGGAGCTATTTCTGTCAAATCTCTGATTCAACAACCAGTTATGGTTCTTATTCCGGAGCAGTACCTAATGAAAAAATCACTTGGGGTAAATTAGACATCAAAACGCCAAAGTTCATCATCGAATCTGATGCTACCATTGTAGCACCTTTAATTTTTGCTTATTTATTAGATTTATAA